TTGTCTTCGTAGTTATCGCTACCCAGATCGCCGAAGTTACGTGCATAAACCGAGTAATCACCGCGCAGATGGCTGCCCCAGGCCACGTCGTTGATGCCGCCGCCGGTACCACCAAGGAACATAATGTCGCTATCGGTAAAGTGAATATCGAAGTTATCGCGGTCGAAACGCTTGCCCGCCCAGATGGAGGCGCTCTTAAACGGCCCGGAAAAATCAGCGAAGTTGCCCATTTCAACGTACAGCTGGCGTACGTTAAGGTGGTGGCTGTCGTTATCCTGCACCCACGGGTCCGGATTGGTCGCGCCATCGGCGAGCATGGTTTTAAAGTGCGCCCATGACCCGTCGCTGAAGGTCATTTTCTTGCCGAAACTCAACTCCACATAGTTATCTTTTTCATTGCCGAGACGGCCAACGTGGGCATCGCCATTGAGCGAACTGGCCGGGGAGATCCCAGGACCGCCGCGCGCGCCTTTACCGTGGCTATCAACCAGCATCCCGGAACGGGCGTAAGCGTTAAATTCAAAGCCGTCGGTAAGGCTGGATTTTGCCAGCTGTTTGTCGGTGGCCTGCTGTTTTTGCTCGGTCGCTGCGGTGCGCTGGCTCAGGCCCTGTACCTGTTTTTCCGCTGCCGCCGCGCGCTGTTCTGCGGCGCTGGTGCGTTGTTCAGCCTGCTGTGCCCGACGGTTGGCTTCTCCCGCTTCTTGCTCCGCATGATTAAGCCGGGCCTCCAGCTGCGCCAGCCGTTGTTCGATGGTGAGAGGCGCTGCACTCGCGCCCCAGGCCGAAAAAAGGGCGCAGCAAACCGCTGCGCTAATCAAAGAGATACGCATACGAATCCTTATTTTTCCAGAAGTAGTGCGGTGTTGTACGCCTTACAGGGCGTGGTTTTCTCCAGATACCGACGAAGTGTCCGACGGTGCGCGGCGTCCGGCGTCGAGGTCGGCGCGGATCTGCTCGTACTGGTCGTCCAGGCGATAGAAGCGACCAATCCACAGCATCGAGGCGACAATCAGCAGTGCCGGAATGTAGAGATAACAGGCTTTAATCGCCAGCATCGCGCTGTCGCTTTGCGCCTGGTTGGCGATATAGCCGCCGGAAGAGAGCAGCACGCCGGTAATCGCCCCCGCGCCTGCCATGGCGACTTTGCCGAGGAATCCGTTGATCGAGGTTAAAATCCCGGCGGTATTGATACCGGTTTTCCATACCCCGTAATCCACAGGGTCGGCCTGCATCGAGAAGTAGATCGCCGTGCGTTGCCCTGCGCCAAGCGACAGCACGACGGCACCGGCAATGAGCCCCCAGCTGTTGACGCCCGCCGCCATCATCATGCCCATACCGATAAGGTTAATCGCGCTGGCAATCAGATAAACGTGGCGTTTTTTCATGCGGCTGGCGAGCAGCGGCACGGTGAGGGTGCCGAGTAGTGGAACAAAAGTGGAGATCCCGGCAACGATCGCCGTCAGATCGTTATTGCCGACGTAATAGTGGAAGAAGTAAACCAGCGCCCCGGTCTGGAAGAAGAACGCACCCCACATCAGGAAAATATTAATGGCGAACACAAACCACGGACGGTTGGCGCGCAGGCTGACCCAGGCGCGTTTTAAGGTCATGCGTTCCTGAGTAATGCTGATATTTTCTTTGACGTTACGAAAACTCACCAGCAGGAAAAAGGTGGCAATCACGCCGAAAATCACCGCGGTATAGAAGAAACCGTGTTCCTGATTACCTTTGCCCAGCGCGCCGACGAGCGGTAGGGTAGCGACCGCAACAATCGTCGCCCCAAGCGATCCCAGCAGAATACGCACCGCTGACAGGGTCGTGCGCTCCCGCGAATCGTTCGTCAGAAACGGCAGCATCGCGCAGAACGGAATGTTGACGATGGTGTAGAGAAACGACAGGCACAGATAGGTGATAAACGCATAAATCAGCTTACCGGTGGTGCCGAAATCGGGCACGTAGAAGGCCAGAATACACAACAGCCCAAAAGGCACTGCACCAATCAACAAGTACGGACGACAGCGACCCCAGCGGGTGGTGGTGTTGTCGATAACCAGCCCCATCAGTACGTCGGCAACGCCATCTACCAGACGCGTGACGAGGAACATCAGGCCGACATAATAGGCAGGAAGGCCCATCACGTCGGTGTAAAAGAACATCAGATAAAGAGAAATCATCTGCCACACGAGGTTGCAGGAGAGGTCAGCGATGCCGTAGCCAACGCGCTGCCGCCACAGGGTAAAAGTTGTTTCTGCCATAAAATGAACTCGCTAATCGTTGTTGTTAAAGTCCGTACTGGCGAATAAACCAGGCCGGGGTACAGCTCCACGCATGGCAATAACTGTTTATCAGTTTGCTGCCATAAGGGGAAAACTCAGGGCGCGCCGGGTCAAAAATTTCCCAAAAGGTGTCAGCGCCGTAATCGACCATTGCGCCCCAGTAGGCTTTGATCTGCGCAATCGCCTCCTCGCGCAGCCCGCACTGCAAGAGGGCGGCGATATAGTGGTGGCGCAGATAGGGCGTGTTCATGGCGATAGCGGGGGGATTTTTCTCCAGGTTACGCATAATCTCCTGGCGCTGCTGAGGAGTACCGATTTCCGCCAGTACCAGCCAGATTTGCGAAGCCCACGAGACCTGTCGATGTGCGCCGCTAACGTAAAAGCCTTGCTGTTGGTCCCAGAGTTCACTTAGTGCCGCCGCTTTGAGCTGCTGTAAGCGGGTTTTGTAAGTTGCCGCGAGTTCAGGCTCAAAGCGTTCAGCCAGCCAGATGGCACGTT
This Klebsiella sp. RHBSTW-00484 DNA region includes the following protein-coding sequences:
- a CDS encoding carbohydrate porin, with amino-acid sequence MRISLISAAVCCALFSAWGASAAPLTIEQRLAQLEARLNHAEQEAGEANRRAQQAEQRTSAAEQRAAAAEKQVQGLSQRTAATEQKQQATDKQLAKSSLTDGFEFNAYARSGMLVDSHGKGARGGPGISPASSLNGDAHVGRLGNEKDNYVELSFGKKMTFSDGSWAHFKTMLADGATNPDPWVQDNDSHHLNVRQLYVEMGNFADFSGPFKSASIWAGKRFDRDNFDIHFTDSDIMFLGGTGGGINDVAWGSHLRGDYSVYARNFGDLGSDNYEDNDIQNLMFTANHFWKNWQLMTTAMTAQGNDDLKDNTSTTGSYALRSDNTAKSGYYAMLAYHDKQQFYGLAPGVSESALQYGGGLGAEARQPGSDGDLTENAKSLRFASYGILPLGKNWQLAPSVIAQHSEDRYRDGDRYDWATFNLRVSQGITRNFALLYEASWQYMDLNPNGRSYRYNDGVHQYQAVSGDFYKLTFAPTFKVGDVFDIKARPEIRFFVTWMNWDKDLDRYAINDDFGSKGFTAGGNWNFGVQTEIWF
- a CDS encoding glycoside-pentoside-hexuronide (GPH):cation symporter, which gives rise to MAETTFTLWRQRVGYGIADLSCNLVWQMISLYLMFFYTDVMGLPAYYVGLMFLVTRLVDGVADVLMGLVIDNTTTRWGRCRPYLLIGAVPFGLLCILAFYVPDFGTTGKLIYAFITYLCLSFLYTIVNIPFCAMLPFLTNDSRERTTLSAVRILLGSLGATIVAVATLPLVGALGKGNQEHGFFYTAVIFGVIATFFLLVSFRNVKENISITQERMTLKRAWVSLRANRPWFVFAINIFLMWGAFFFQTGALVYFFHYYVGNNDLTAIVAGISTFVPLLGTLTVPLLASRMKKRHVYLIASAINLIGMGMMMAAGVNSWGLIAGAVVLSLGAGQRTAIYFSMQADPVDYGVWKTGINTAGILTSINGFLGKVAMAGAGAITGVLLSSGGYIANQAQSDSAMLAIKACYLYIPALLIVASMLWIGRFYRLDDQYEQIRADLDAGRRAPSDTSSVSGENHAL